The sequence below is a genomic window from Methanocalculus natronophilus.
TTCCATTATTCCCTGAACAAGCAGATTCAGGCATCAAAGAAAGTATATGCAGGGGACAACAGCTTCTTAAATACCGTATCATTTTGTTTTTCTGAAAATACCGGACAGAAACTCGAGAACCTTGTTTTCCTTTATTTATTGCAGGCAAAGAAAGGATATTCCCTCTTCTATCACCAGAATGCATCCGGGAAGGAATGTGATTTCCTGATCATGAAGGAGCCGGCTGTTCTCTCTGCCATCCAGGTATCTGCTGATCTCCAGAACAGCGAGACAAGAAAGAGAGAGATTACCGGGCTGCTTGACGCCCTTCATGAATATGATCTGGCTCTGGGGTACATCCTGACAATGGACAGTTATGGCCATGAGCAGATACAAGGAAAGGAGATCATCATCATCCCTGCATGGAAGTATATGCTCTACCCTGATCTCTATCCATAGAATCCCAACCGATACACAAAATACCTCTCAGCAACCAGATTCTTACTTACATTTGTCCACAACAGATACCATGACCCCATACGCAAGGTGATCCCATGCCAAAAAACCAGTCAATAACCGATATAACCGACGGATGCGATGTTAATTCCCTCTTCCTCCTCGAAGAGATCGGGATACGCACGAAGAGAGATGATGGAAGATACCTCTATGCCACCCTTGCCGACAGCACCGGCAGGATCTCCTGCAAAATCTGGGGGCTGCCGGCACAGCCGGCTCCTGAGATCGAGGCAGTCGGCAGAAGCCTGAAACCAGGAGAAGTCTACCGGATCAGGGGGTTTGCAAAGGTCTTCAATGGCGAATGCGAGATCAATATCAATGACGGTATTGCCGATCTCGCCGCCCCGGTTACCATTCCGGCAGCAGAACACGGAGATTTTGTGTACTCGCCGGTTGATATCAAAGAGACCGCAAAGCAGATCCAGGAACTCGCCGGGACAATCCGGAGTGGTGAGCTCAAGCTGCTTGTCTCGCTTGCACTGATGGATGTCGGTGGTTTTTATGAAAAGCCTGCTGCCAGGAAGCGGCACCATAACTATGCAGGCGGCCTTGCCGAACACTCGTTAGAGACCGCCAGGATTGCAGTTGCCATGGCTGAAGCACAGAAGAGCTACAGGCTCAATCGCGACATCCTGCTTGCCGGAGCGATCCTCCATGATATCGGCAAGGCGCTCTCTTTTGAGAGACAG
It includes:
- a CDS encoding HD domain-containing protein; translation: MPKNQSITDITDGCDVNSLFLLEEIGIRTKRDDGRYLYATLADSTGRISCKIWGLPAQPAPEIEAVGRSLKPGEVYRIRGFAKVFNGECEININDGIADLAAPVTIPAAEHGDFVYSPVDIKETAKQIQELAGTIRSGELKLLVSLALMDVGGFYEKPAARKRHHNYAGGLAEHSLETARIAVAMAEAQKSYRLNRDILLAGAILHDIGKALSFERQGLLFVARPEYDLIGHIPLGVAFLTRYKEFLDDATYLHLLHIIQSHHGDHGDVAPRTPEAWAVHLADLASATLREMADDTAGLAPGEGKWRGEKSKRPVYRI